The following proteins are encoded in a genomic region of Debaryomyces hansenii CBS767 chromosome G complete sequence:
- a CDS encoding DEHA2G14828p (no similarity): protein MIYVALVYYTTNGIIVCSNFRNCWRNANNDKGIKAKCLPQFFQHLVGENALKHNSFQKWQKIPDKFGGNYTTLKGGNV, encoded by the coding sequence ATGATTTATGTAGCACTTGTGTATTACACGACCAATGGTATTATAGTCTGCAGCAATTTCAGAAATTGCTGGCGAAACGCCAATAATGATAAGGGTATTAAAGCCAAATGTCTACCACAGTTTTTTCAGCATCTCGTGGGTGAAAATGCGTTGAAGCATAACTCGTTTCAAAAGTGGCAAAAAATCCCTGACAAATTTGGAGGTAATTATACGACTTTAAAAGGTGGTAATGTCTGA
- a CDS encoding DEHA2G14872p (similar to uniprot|Q75CT8 Ashbya gossypii ACL169W ACL169Wp), whose amino-acid sequence MSIEWNVIIYDKPGTDRTEVRPTHVANIPESVNKGIVTSVGAIYQDVQKTKFAGSAFHIIANSKEEIIEFLKKDIYYEKGIWDIDSVIAHPIGVACRLPKRMNGVTVDFANL is encoded by the coding sequence ATGTCAATCGAGTGGAACGTTATAATCTACGATAAGCCTGGTACTGACAGAACTGAAGTCAGACCAACACATGTTGCAAACATTCCAGAATCTGTCAACAAAGGGATTGTCACCTCTGTCGGGGCAATTTACCAAGATGTTCAAAAGACCAAGTTTGCCGGTAGTGCATTCCACATTATAGCCAATtctaaagaagaaattattgagtTCTTAAAGAAGGACATTTACTACGAGAAAGGTATTTGGGATATTGACTCCGTTATTGCTCATCCAATTGGCGTGGCTTGTAGATTGCCTAAAAGAATGAATGGAGTAACTGTTGACTTCGCCAATTTGTAA
- a CDS encoding DEHA2G14850p (no similarity): MKDRLANAKDAVHIKVLEAQLEKEEKKKEKFEKTKQDFLAQSAKYAAQSGQPATIFEEGKWFHYIQMD, translated from the coding sequence ATGAAGGACAGGCTTGCTAATGCAAAAGATGCGGTCCACATTAAAGTACTTGAAGCACAGTTggagaaagaagaaaagaagaaagaaaagttCGAGAAAACTAAACAAGACTTTCTCGCACAACTGGCTAAATACGCTGCCCAAAGTGGACAACCAGCTacaatatttgaagaaggcAAGTGGTTTCATTACATCCAGATGGACTGA